The Populus nigra chromosome 4, ddPopNigr1.1, whole genome shotgun sequence genome contains the following window.
TCATCAAATATGGTAAACACTGATTATTGTTTTGTATAATCTCGTAACTCTCATTCATCGCAAGACCTTTCTAATCCAtataaattatgtaattaaaaCTTGACCTCCGACGGCATTGAATCCCGTCATTCCTTTTTTGTGTCGTTAATAATTAACTTGGTACTAACCAGGATGGGATGGGTAGGCTTGGGTTCTAAGCCTGCTTTTTTCACCATACCGAccccacaaaaaagaaaatgtttaaaACATCTTGACTGCAAATCTTCATTCTTTGTGCTCAGTGGTGCTAATTCTGCTATGCTATTCATATGTTAATTCTATAATTACGATTGCTGATCAGGCCATGGCCAGCATTAATTGCCCAAGTAGAATctccaattttatctttctgCTCCGTGGAAAGGTTCTATTAGGAGTATCAATTTTGGATACAATTACTGTACTGAAATTTTGGTTTATATTTAGATTTCCAGCTTTTGCCTTATTAGTTTGCATATTGTTACAAGTGTGAGAATTTAGAGTGCATGTATGACATCAGGGAGGAATGTGAGAGATTAAATTAGTTACTTGTGTTCTGTTTACAGCCAAATTTTACTGGTCTAGCTTCTCAGGGAAGTGAAACTGGTGGATCGCGTGGCAATGTTGGTGGTCAGAGCTCTGCAGGAAATCAAACACGGTCTGGCCAGCCATTTCAATCAGCACCTCAAGTTGTGCAAGTTCCTCTGTCTGCAGCTATACCTGTTCCTTCACTTCATTCGGTACTAAAATCTCCTTCAGTTGCATATTTGTGACGCGTTTAGCTATACTGTATTGTAAACTTGTCCTTTTTGTTTCAGCCAATTCCTGATTCTTTGAACACACTTTCCGAGTTCATTACACGCATGGAACGGGTGCTAGCTCAAAATGGTGATGATAGCAAAAGTATACACTTATTATGTATTTTCAGTTGAAGATGCTGAAAATAACTCATTTGCTTCATCTAGGTAATCAGCCAAATACATCAACAACAAGCATGGAAGACCCATCAAGGGTAGAATTACCTTCCAATGCACGGGGCTATCCGACGCCTGAAGCATTGAGCATTGTCTTACGTCATGCAGCACGGCTTCTCAGCGGTCCCGCAACAACTTCATTATCTGTaaacaatttgttttgatttcccCTTCCTTATCTGATTTTATTGTTGGACTCTTGAATCTGTGGTTATACATGTCCGAAGTTGAACcagtattttaatttgaatttgatgttaGCATTTCAATAATTGGACTTGACTACCCATATCTTGTCGAACTTGCTAAATGCTTGTGATTCATTTTACCTTGATATGATTATGCGATGATGTTGGATTCAGTGAATTTCACTGCCATATCTTGTCGAACTTGCTAGATGCTTGTGATTCATTTTACcttgattaatttgaatttgatgttaGCATTTCAATAATTGGACTTGACTACCCATATCTTGTCGAACTCGCTAAATGCTTGTGATTCATTTTACCTTGATATGATTATGCGATGATGTTGGATTCAGTGAATTTCACTGCCATAAATTACTTTGTGAAACATACGGTCTAAATAGACATTTAAATGTAGTTAAGGGTATCTTAATGACACTTTATATGAGGATgctagttatttttaattatcaatggGGCATTACTGCttagcatttatttttcttaacatcGGGGACATGCTTCAATATGTTTGTAGTTTGAGAATCACGAACATTGCTATGCTTGGTAATTTGGaaaatccattttgaatttcatgtgatgaatggatattttttttcatttttagggCTTGATGTGTAAATTTACATCAAGATTTTGGAGATAAATCAATGTCCTATTTGTTAATGCTAGAGATAAATTTATGTGGAGTTGATAAGTTTGTGATCTGATTATGCATTATTTATAATGTGCTGCAATGTCGTAGCATATTGCAGGATGCCTGGAACAAAATGGTTCCTCTACTGATCCTGCTACAAGGGGTCAAATTCAGACAGAAACAATGCAAGTAGGCCTTGCAATGCAACATTTAGGTGCTCTTTTTCTGGAGCTTGGTCGCACAATCTTGACACTACGTATGGGACAACCTCCGGTATGTTCTAACCGTAAGTCTGTTCAGCAGTTCAGTATGATTGAATATcatgtataattattttgttacaaTTTGCAGATGGAACCTTCTGTAAATGCTGGGCCTGCTGTTTATATTTCACCATCAGGGCCTAATCCCATAATGGTCCAGGTTTGTGAACCATTTTTGAAATTATGAGTTTGCTTACTTTGGCATTAACTTATCTCACTAATGATTGgtgacattaaaaataatagatagGGCCTCATTCACTTGCTGTTGAAATCTTGGTGGTAGGGTGTTAATATCATGAATGAATTTTGAGtgtcagaatataaattgatacaTCGCTTTATCTCATGTATAACCGATTGGTAATTGTCATTTATGCATAAGAAAAAATTGTTGTGTGGCTCTCTGGATCATATGAATTTGGTGTGTATTAAATGAAAAAGGCTCTTTCAATTACCTTTTAGGCTTTCCTTACATACAGTCTCGTGTGTACTATTATCATTGAGTGGATTTTCTGCATTGTAGCTTAATTTCTTGCAACTGTGAATTTTTATATGCCAGCTTGGCACactgttttctaattttaaattatttgcaGCCTTTCCCTCTTCAAACCAATTCCCTTTTTGGTAGTTCGGTTCCACCATCAAATCCCATGGCATTCGGTCCTGTTGGTGTTGGAAATGCTCCAAGGCATGTAAACATTCATATACATGCTGGTAAGCAAAACAAGCTTTCTTTATTCACAATGCTGCTTACCTGCTTTCAAATCTGTTTGACACTCCTGAATTACCAGGGACCTCGCTAGCATCTGTTATTCCAACCATTGGTACCAGGACAAGTGGTACAGGGATACAGGGAGAACATGGTAGTGCTGCTGGTTTGGGTGTTTCAGGCCCCGAGCAGGCGCTGCCAGCAAGAAATGTTGTTGCAGCAACAGTCCCTTCACCCTCAGCAGGTGTTACAGTTGCTGCACAACCTGGTCTTGGGCTTTCAAATTCACAGCCACCTTCTGATTCCATGTCATTAAGCTCTATAATGAGCGGAATAAACTCGCAACTTAGACAACTTGCTGGCAATAGGCAAGGAGGAAACCAGCCCGCATCAGGTAACTGTTGAATGGTCAAATAGTAAAAAACCATAGATATATTGTTGCTTTTAATTACTGAGGATCATATAATATTGGTATTTTATTATGCAGGCTCCGCTGGATCTGTAGCAGGCAATAATCCAACAAACTTACAGATGAATAGCACTGTGGTGAATGGAGCTGGGGAATCTAATGTGTCATTACCTGGAGTTATGTCAGAATGCCATGACGAGAAGGTTTGCTTTCTGCATTATTCAGGGATCCTCTTTGTTACTTCTTTCTGGTTAGTACTAAATTGTTGAGAGAATACCATCTCTTAACAGGCCCAAGTACATGACAATGATCCTTTGAGCTTGAAAGACATACCATCTTCTTCAGTGGACGTATCGTCTTCTTCAGTGAACATACCATCATCTTCAGTGaatatatcatcttcttcagtGGAATGTCCTAATGTAGAAACTTCTCAGAAGTCTCAAGATACTTCTCAAAATTCTTCCAGTTCCTGCACTAAAGCAGTTCCACTTGGTTTGGGTTTGGGGAGTTTGGACCGCAAGGTATGGTAACtgctctttatttatttatttttgaatctatGATGTGTTCAGTTATACACGAGGACCTCTTGACAGATCAAGGAATAGGCTGTGGTGTTGGAGTTTTGAAATGCTTACTGTAATGGACGCTACAAGATGCATCATTTTTGCTTGTTGCTATCACTGTGTGAATAGTGAAAGGTGTCTGCAGCGTGGAATGCTGTACTAGGCGTGAGCGCTAGGCGTGAGCTTGTCCTATTTTGACATTGAAACAAGTGCCTGCTGCATTCTGCCAGGCTTGACTTTGTGGATTGATTACTGCATCTGTCATGCATGCTTTACTTGTCCACAcggttattttttgttttttcatgagaGAAAAAACTGATCTCTGTTTGTTGATGTGACTAGAGACGAACCAAGCAGCCAAACTCACTTGGTAGTGGTGATAGTGGAACAACCAATACCCATCTCAATCGGAACCCAGAAGCTGGAATCAGTGGCCAACAGCTTTTACAGTCTCTTGCATCTCGCAGCTCTAGTACAAATAGGGCTGGTGCAAATGACACACCCCCAGATCCAGTAGCCCCCCTTCCTGGGCAGGTCATGGAGGGTAGACCACCAAGAGATTTAAGTGCTGATGGCCAGTTTGACAGTGCTAGTGCTATGTCTCAGGTCCTACGTAGTCCTgttatgaataatttgtttgCAGGGGTTTCAGAACAAACCGGTGTTGGTTCTCCCAACGTCTTCAGGAATATGTTGCAACAGCTCACTCAGAATCCCCAAATAATGAATACTGTCAGTCAGATTGCTCAGCAGGTTGACGGCCAAGATCTAGGAAATATGTTCTCAGGTTTAGGCAGTGGCCAAGGCGGCGGATTTGATCTGTCAGGGATGGTCCAACAAATGATGCCTGTTGTTTCCCAGGTTCTTGCCCATGGATCACCTACTCCCCAGCTGTTTCCTACCCCAGAATCTGAACCCCAGACGCGATCCAATGAGAGGGAATCAATTGGAGCTGAAAATCCTAATGATAATAACATTCAGGTTTGCATAACCcacaaaaagaaatcaaatatatGTGAATAGAATGAAATCCTGTACACAAGCAAAGTGCTGCTGTGTTCAAGCCCTCTCATTTAACTTAATCAAGGAATCTTTTTCGCAGAATTGGTAAAATGGCCCCTGTTTTGACGGATTTTATCTTATGTGTCTTATAGATCAACCTCCACGAAGTGGCTCAGAGGATTGAACAGTTTGCTGCACCTCAAGATGTTTTTCAAGCCATTGTTGGCAATGCAGTAAGGTTGAATGGCAATGGAAGCAATGCTGAAGATATTCAGCATGAATTGAACAACAATGAGGATTTAGCCAGTGTAAGTTTTATGTTTCTCTATCTTTCATGCTGTTAtactttcaatatttttctgcTTGTTTATACTGATGATGGCAGTCAAGGCACCTGTGTATTTTACTCCTGTTAATGCATGTGATTTTTCATGCTTATCATGCTGCGCATAAAAGCTCAAAGGGAAAATTTCACTTGTGCAGAATTATATAGAGATGCTGCAGCGTGATATTCAGCGGCGACTTCAGGATGACTATGGGGAGGACAAGTGCTAACCATTCTGTGTTGAAATGGTTTTGATATTTCTCATGTGATACAGATCCAAACAAATTTCGGGATATGATCACCTCTGCTGGGTCACCTTCAAATTACTCTTTCAGTCTGTAGAATGTTGTACAAAATCAAGCTTTGGGGCTTGAGGTGCTCCAAATTATAGGTTGTTGGCAGGTAAGACTTTTTGGGTTAATTGTGTATGGATTGttactttaaataatttaatacatAACATATGAGTTCTGAACCATTTCAAGAACTGGTTCTAAGAGATTCTTCCTTGTATTTCTCTGATGCAGTTTCGGCTTGAATTGCTGCTAGTTAGCATTCCATGCTTGAATTCTGTTCGTTTGTGTTCTTTTGGCGGGGATTCCACaatccttttatatattttattagtctTGGATTTGAATCGTTTGATAAATCTCCGGTTCTAATTGTCAATCTCTACGACCATTCTACTCATCTTTCCTTGTTCCCTAGTACCCCTCCTAATGCcatgtttcagtttttttttatccactcGTAAATGAGGATGGTCACGGGTCGGTTGCTCGGGTCATTTATGGTTTTGGATCCTCTTTGCTCGGTCGGATTTTCATGTtctataatatttgtaatatATTCAAGTACAATACAGATTATTGCATGTGATTAAATATGAGTGACAATACGCTTGGTTGCTATTGACGGAAAGACACAGGCATGttctgaaaaaacatatttatatacTTGTGGACATTATCATGATTACATTGACAACAACGCCGTTGGAGCTTGTGTTAAAAATGCTAGTCAGAACCACACCATTGCACCACTGTGGTACGTCGTATGAGATGGACGGTGATCCACTAGGCTTATCAGACAATGTACTCGaaatatataaatgatttaatataaatttgaaagctCGGTTCAAGTAGATAAAGAGGTCCAACTCAATATCCCTAGctatggttttattttatattttaaaagcattttaagCTCCGGTCAACCTCTcaagaaatattttcttttaaatcgcaaattaaaaaacgaaaaaaaatgatcttaaaCCTCTCAAATgcctatttgtttatttatggactctttatttcttgaaattacAATATCGGTTTCCTATTTATATCTCTTTATATTTACAAGATTCAAAAGATTCCTTAAATATAAATAAGCAATATAGAAACTGATCTTGatttaggccccgtttgtttgcaggaaagtagtttccttttggaaagtgaatttctggaaaagtgaattccgagaaagtattttccgatgtttggtagcgtaatgaaaaataagttggaaaacactttccagtgtttggttgtgttatggaaaatgagctggaaaataacttattaatgttttattttttcaagttcattaaaataatgaggaacaaatcttacaaattaaaaagttgaatgagaatgaaattgaaaaaaaaaataatttcataaattatctcaaataaaataaataataatcaaaataatagagatcaaatctaaaaaattaaaaaaaataaaaggtgaagaaattaaaataataataattaacatttcataaattattttaaataaaataagtaaaaatcaaaagaatgaggatcaaatttgatagacaaaaaatttcaataaaaaaatgataaggaaaaagcaaatagcaattataaaaataataaccaaaattaatataaaaattaaaatttaagagaagaaattgaaaaataaatattcaaaacaaattatatatagcaatcaaaagtttgagaatcaaatttgatataatcagcaaataatgacatttctaaatttttcacaacttccggaaagtgttttccgcccaaatttttcaggaaaacactttcctgaaaaccaagccaaattttcctttgactggaaagtgttttccattgaccaacttttccaatgacaaacaaacacataaaagtttgaaaagtcGTTTTCCGGAAACCattttccggaaaacaaacacaaatttttctgactggaaagtgttttcgttgaccagaaagtgttttccgttgaccggaaagtgtttttcgttgaccaactttcctagtggcaaacaaacacaggaaagtttggaaagtgatttctcaaaaaataaattccgggaaacaaacatggccttataCTGATTTCCAATTACACCCAAATAGTGgattgaaatcaaaatttaattattttttgtcttgttCAGTTAGTCAAAATGCCATCCTGGTGGGCTGCGGCATGGCTTAGATGGGATCAAGCAATCACTACTCTCATTGGGCTGTTTATTTTATGGGCTGGGTTTTAGTCTCGACCTGTGAAGACGGGCCCGTGATTATGACCgtgagaaaaaaaactctaatttctcGCCGAAAGAGATTCCAATTCATTTTCGCCCTTCACCAGCTAGCAGTCCAGCTCCTGCAGTAGCTCTCATGGCTTCCTCAAGCTCAGCAGGCAATGCAGCTCAAAACCCTAGAAAATCGTTAGGTTTAGTCGCAAATGCAATGAAACGCAAAGACAGCTTCATCCAGCTCTTTGCGATGACTGGGATTTTTCTCTTGAGCATCAGATCCCTAGGCCAAAAGTACCAAATCCACGACCTCCAGGAAGACACTATAGCTCTTAAAGAAGagcaaaaaaacctaaccgaTCGCATGAAGAATATAAAGCGCAGCCTCCTTCACGAAGCCTCTCTTGATTCCTCTGGTCTCTTCGCTTCTCGCCTTCGCCTTCTCTTCGGCGAGGACCATTGAATGGAAATTCGTGGTCTATTTTGCCTGTGagttactctctctttttttttttaattatttgattttgaattaataaattgtAAATTAACCTAAATGTTTCGTTTTAGTGATTGACGGTATCGTTTTTGAGTATTTCTATGACTATTTGTGGTTTGGGGTTTTAGGCTTTCTGTGGTAGATGGTGTGGTTGACGGAtcaggatttaatattttggatatatgACTTCTGTTTGTGATTAATTGTCTTGGGATATCAGTAATTCTTCGAATGCTTGGCGCATTTTGTGCAAATAGTAGTTATGGTGAGAGTCAGTTGTCATGGGGGGGAGATGACTGGTAGTTATTGGATTTAAGCCTTTCTGAGTGGTAAATCCTGGGATAATGGTATgcttaatagtttttaaaacttgGTTTTATGAATCCAGGAAACAGTTTTTGAGTTGGTTTGAGATTAGCTTTGAGGTCTTGCTGAATTGAGTTGTTAGACGTTTTATTTCATGAAGTCGAGAAGGTGCTGTTTTGTGTTGTCTAATGAAAGCTTAGGATAGTGTTCTATATCTCATCATTCCATTGTCTCTGCAAATGATTTTTCAGATTACTATGTTTTGAGGAAAATAGAATTGGTGGTTTGGTTTCAAATTGAGTGTGGAGCAGGTCATAGGGTTTCTGCAATCCTGTGGTTTGTATTTTGGCACTTATGTTGTCTAAAACAAATGAGAGTCTGCTATTTGTGGCAGAGGCAGTCTTTccgtattttaaaaatgtttttgaaaaaaattaatttttttattttaaattaatattttttaatatttttagatcattttaatgtgttaatatcaaaaatattttttaaaaataaaaaaatattattttaatgtttttttaagtgaaaattattttaaaaaacaaccacaatcacACTCCTAACACGCTCTTAATCGGTTAGAagtctttttattaattgtaatcATTTTTTGCAAATTGAATGCACGCATTTGCAATGAATCAGCTTGTAATGTGATCGTTTGgtgtatttaattattttacaaggatgataatttaatttgaactcGATAGATACCGATCCAATCTAAAGGAATGGGTTTTTCATGGATAGTTGCATGGACaaggcatggatattgttaAACTTGAcccaaacctaatttttttttattgacgtGGGTGTCTGGgtagcttgcgcgtacctcgactaatctcacaagctctgaagttaatgaccatgtaagcctctggtgactatcatattagcaaccacgaGGCTCAAATTTGAGATCACAAGAAGAGCAAATCTTATAATTTAAAGTTCTTACCACTGGGTTATCTACTATATAATTGACCCAAAcctaatctttatatatatatatatatatatatatatatgataaatatgatatttaactaaatttttatttgataaataataagtactaatataaaaaaatccgaTCTAGAGACCCATTGCGGTCTCTAGTTTTGGTAGATGCTACTACTTTAGTTTAGGTGATAATTTTAATGCGGTATGTAACTAAATTTTTCACGCTCCTAGATCTGATGCAAGACAGTAAAATGAGTAAATTTTGAGGAATAGTTTGATAATTGGAATGGAATATGAGCAAATTACATATTCAAATTGATAGATTTCTTTAACAGCTCATTTTGATTAAAGGTCGGGTCCACGCCCGGGAGCATATTTGTGCATGCACATGTACTGGTAGTTTGTTGGTAAATTTCTAAACATTATTTGGCTAATAAGTGTTTGGATTATTGGCATGGCTTTGATTTTTAGAGATCAGCAATGATCATTACTTCTTGTCTGATGCAAGGCATTAAACAAATTTAGCTCAAAGATGCCACTGTTCCTTTACAGGCAGATAACCCATTATTAAGATCCCTAGCcgtactccttttttttttttttactctgacTGACTGACTGACTGCCTGCATTTGTTGAAAGAATAGAGGAAATTTTGAAATCTCACCCGTTCAAATTTTGACAGTTTGCCATTTATATGTTAGAATGTATTTATCTTAAAACTAGCTTCAAATACTGAAATTCAAATGTCTGTTGCTAGCAGAAATCTCATACTAACTGTCTAGCAGCATAGAAAAAGCAATCCAAATAAGATTAGCAAGGACCAGGAGAGTGGGCACCCTTGTCCTTTCGCGTCGGGTTAAAGGATAATGGTAAAGGTGTCATCTTGAAAACGTGGGTTGATATGTCGGGTCCTgttattcaaaaccaaaagagCGAGGCCAATAATTGCTGTTGGGAACCATTCAATAGTCATTGCGCGTCTCAAATCTTGCTTGAATAAAGGTGTAGTCTCGTTGAGAGTTGATGTAGAAAAATTCAATCCCTCTATTACGGGAGATTTGAACTTCAACGTGCTTTGTTCTTACAAGAGAATTCCTAGCAGAATCATCTAGAAATGTTAATTCTTGAAGATGAAAGCTAATAGAACGGTGTTGAATTTTCAATTCAGCATGCTGCCGTTGGTGCGTAAAGTCAGTAAAGATGTCATTTGGCCATCAATTGTGAGATTTGTCattatattttagattgatCCCGCAGGTTTTCATGAAAAGGATTTGCTGGCTTGTAGCTGCAGATATCACGCCTGAGATAAGGTGAAAGATCCCAAGGCAAGTGACAATTTTCTGGTCATATCATCTGCGCCGGAGTTTTATCACACATTTGCTAGGAAAACAACAGATGTGGCAATTCTACGACCCATCTCATGactggaaagagagagagaaaaaaaaaatagaggccTGATCTAATTAGACAAAACAGTGGTTGATTAGGTGTTTGACCAGATTACCAAATAGGTCTGCCAT
Protein-coding sequences here:
- the LOC133691700 gene encoding ubiquitin-like domain-containing protein CIP73 isoform X2 — encoded protein: MANVYSHEGSATSHVSGEGSDATIELNIKTLDSQIYSFQVDKNMPVSVFKEKIANEISIPVSQQRLIFRGRVLKDEHLLSEYQVENGHTLHVVARQPTQPQPSATTSSGDTMGNNSNQVNDASAGAPRNRIGHVSHSVVLETFNDGDQGEGIVPDVSRVIGAVLNLFGVNGQTATSSIGGMQSSNMGSETGGSRGNVGGQSSAGNQTRSGQPFQSAPQVVQVPLSAAIPVPSLHSPIPDSLNTLSEFITRMERVLAQNGNQPNTSTTSMEDPSRVELPSNARGYPTPEALSIVLRHAARLLSGPATTSLSHIAGCLEQNGSSTDPATRGQIQTETMQVGLAMQHLGALFLELGRTILTLRMGQPPMEPSVNAGPAVYISPSGPNPIMVQPFPLQTNSLFGSSVPPSNPMAFGPVGVGNAPRHVNIHIHAGTSLASVIPTIGTRTSGTGIQGEHGSAAGLGVSGPEQALPARNVVAATVPSPSAGVTVAAQPGLGLSNSQPPSDSMSLSSIMSGINSQLRQLAGNRQGGNQPASGSAGSVAGNNPTNLQMNSTVVNGAGESNVSLPGVMSECHDEKAQVHDNDPLSLKDIPSSSVDVSSSSVNIPSSSVNISSSSVECPNVETSQKSQDTSQNSSSSCTKAVPLGLGLGSLDRKRRTKQPNSLGSGDSGTTNTHLNRNPEAGISGQQLLQSLASRSSSTNRAGANDTPPDPVAPLPGQVMEGRPPRDLSADGQFDSASAMSQVLRSPVMNNLFAGVSEQTGVGSPNVFRNMLQQLTQNPQIMNTVSQIAQQVDGQDLGNMFSGLGSGQGGGFDLSGMVQQMMPVVSQVLAHGSPTPQLFPTPESEPQTRSNERESIGAENPNDNNIQINLHEVAQRIEQFAAPQDVFQAIVGNAVRLNGNGSNAEDIQHELNNNEDLASNYIEMLQRDIQRRLQDDYGEDKC
- the LOC133691700 gene encoding ubiquitin-like domain-containing protein CIP73 isoform X1 is translated as MANVYSHEGSATSHVSGEGSDATIELNIKTLDSQIYSFQVDKNMPVSVFKEKIANEISIPVSQQRLIFRGRVLKDEHLLSEYQVENGHTLHVVARQPTQPQPSATTSSGDTMGNNSNQVNDASAGAPRNRIGHVSHSVVLETFNDGDQGEGIVPDVSRVIGAVLNLFGVNGQTATSSIGGMQSSNMPNFTGLASQGSETGGSRGNVGGQSSAGNQTRSGQPFQSAPQVVQVPLSAAIPVPSLHSPIPDSLNTLSEFITRMERVLAQNGNQPNTSTTSMEDPSRVELPSNARGYPTPEALSIVLRHAARLLSGPATTSLSHIAGCLEQNGSSTDPATRGQIQTETMQVGLAMQHLGALFLELGRTILTLRMGQPPMEPSVNAGPAVYISPSGPNPIMVQPFPLQTNSLFGSSVPPSNPMAFGPVGVGNAPRHVNIHIHAGTSLASVIPTIGTRTSGTGIQGEHGSAAGLGVSGPEQALPARNVVAATVPSPSAGVTVAAQPGLGLSNSQPPSDSMSLSSIMSGINSQLRQLAGNRQGGNQPASGSAGSVAGNNPTNLQMNSTVVNGAGESNVSLPGVMSECHDEKAQVHDNDPLSLKDIPSSSVDVSSSSVNIPSSSVNISSSSVECPNVETSQKSQDTSQNSSSSCTKAVPLGLGLGSLDRKRRTKQPNSLGSGDSGTTNTHLNRNPEAGISGQQLLQSLASRSSSTNRAGANDTPPDPVAPLPGQVMEGRPPRDLSADGQFDSASAMSQVLRSPVMNNLFAGVSEQTGVGSPNVFRNMLQQLTQNPQIMNTVSQIAQQVDGQDLGNMFSGLGSGQGGGFDLSGMVQQMMPVVSQVLAHGSPTPQLFPTPESEPQTRSNERESIGAENPNDNNIQINLHEVAQRIEQFAAPQDVFQAIVGNAVRLNGNGSNAEDIQHELNNNEDLASNYIEMLQRDIQRRLQDDYGEDKC
- the LOC133692244 gene encoding uncharacterized protein LOC133692244, which encodes MASSSSAGNAAQNPRKSLGLVANAMKRKDSFIQLFAMTGIFLLSIRSLGQKYQIHDLQEDTIALKEEQKNLTDRMKNIKRSLLHEASLDSSGLFASRLRLLFGEDH